The window AGGTTCCCGCCGCAGGCGGGGGGTGAGGGTCTAAAAAAATGCGATGCAGGAGACGACACCTTACGGTGCAGTAGGCGCGATCGGAATCACTTGACCGCCATGTCCGTCGTCGAGCAGGAAGTCGAGCTGTACGACGACCGGCAACAGCTGCGCGGCCACGAGCAAATGGGCCCAACTCGGGGCACAGCCGCGCAGTTGGACATGCTGCGCCTGGTAGACCGCGAAATTATGGGCGTCGACCTTTGCCGCAAACGTCTGCGGATCGGCCTTCCCGGGAAAGATCGCATTCATATCGAAGCAGATCGGCTCACTCATACGGAGAATGATTCCCCACAAGAGCAACAGCCTGTGGCGTTCGGATTGACCAACTTGAAACGCGATTGCATCAGACTTGATTCATATGTCAGGTGGGAACCAGCCACATAGATGATGCTGCGCCGATCGACTAATATCTGGAAACCATCGGCTTGAAAGCTCAAGTCCTCACTGCTCGGGGCATCCGCCGGTTCGATCTTATATTCCAATCCCGCGCACCCACCCGACAACACCCGCACGCGGATGTTCGGTTTCCCTAACTTGGCGAGTAACGTCTTCGCCTGCTCCGCCGCATGTGGTTCTACAGTAATCATGAGCTTCCTCGACGTACGCACTTACGCACGCGTCACACACTAAACGACTTCCCACACCCGCACCCGCCGGTCGCGTTGGGGTTTTGGACCACAAAGCCGGCGCCTTGGAAGTCTTCGACGAAATCAAGAATCCCGCCTTGCAGAATATCCAAACTGGCCGGATCGACCACAACGGTCACGCCCTCTTGGGTCATCAGCTGGT is drawn from Deltaproteobacteria bacterium and contains these coding sequences:
- a CDS encoding iron-sulfur cluster assembly accessory protein, whose protein sequence is MITVEPHAAEQAKTLLAKLGKPNIRVRVLSGGCAGLEYKIEPADAPSSEDLSFQADGFQILVDRRSIIYVAGSHLTYESSLMQSRFKLVNPNATGCCSCGESFSV
- a CDS encoding iron-sulfur cluster assembly accessory protein, with translation MITITPAALQKIKAFQQADPAQAGKAFRVAVDSGGCSGFKYDFRFDERHPEDQLMTQEGVTVVVDPASLDILQGGILDFVEDFQGAGFVVQNPNATGGCGCGKSFSV